A region from the Lolium perenne isolate Kyuss_39 chromosome 4, Kyuss_2.0, whole genome shotgun sequence genome encodes:
- the LOC127292737 gene encoding cytochrome P450 81Q32, with protein sequence MDKACIAVFSFAVLFLIHYILGGKKNHGGDKAVQLPPSPPAIPFLGHLHLVANKPLHATLRRLAGRYGPVFSLRLGARNTVVVSSAAGARECFTQHDVTFANRPQFPSQLLLSFAGTSLVFSNYGPHWRNLRRVAAVQLLSAHRVACMSGVIAAEISAMTRRLCRAAAAGGGAARVQLKRRLFELSLSVLMETIANTKGTRPVEDADTDMSMEAQEFQKVEEELFTYIGAANMWDFLPVMRWFDVFGVRNKILAVVSRRNAFMRRLINAERRRLGEGGGQGDKKSMIAVLLTLQKTEPDLYTDTMITALCSNLFGAGTETTSTTTEWAMSLLLNHPTVIKKAQAEIDAFVGNSRLVAADDVPRLAYLHCIISETLRLYPPVPLLLPHESSTDCKVGGYNVPSETMLIVNAYAIHRDPTAWKDPAVFRPERFEDNKGDGMLVLQFGMGRRRCPGETLALQMVGMVLATLLQCFDWERVDGVEVDMTEGQGITMPKAVPLEAVCSPRVAMCDVLQKL encoded by the exons ATGGACAAGGCCTGCATTGCCGTCTTCTCCTTCGCAGTCCTCTTCCTGATCCACTACATTCTAGGAGGCAAGAAGAACCATGGCGGCGACAAGGCCGTGCAGCTGCCGCCGAGCCCTCCGGCCATCCCGTTCCTCGGTCACCTCCACCTCGTGGCGAATAAGCCGTTACACGCCACGCTGCGCCGCCTCGCCGGGCGCTACGGGCCGGTCTTCTCGCTGCGCCTCGGCGCGCGCAACACCGTGGTGGTGTCCTCGGCGGCTGGCGCCAGGGAGTGCTTCACGCAGCACGACGTGACCTTCGCCAACCGGCCCCAGTTCCCCtcgcagctgctcctctccttcgccGGCACCTCGCTCGTCTTCTCCAACTACGGCCCGCACTGGCGCaacctccgccgcgtcgccgccgTGCAGCTGCTCTCTGCGCACCGCGTCGCTTGCATGTCCGGCGTCATCGCCGCCGAGATCAGCGCAATGACTCGCCGGCTCTGCCGCGcggccgccgccggcggcggcgccgctaggGTTCAGCTGAAGCGGAGGCTGTTCGAGCTCTCCCTCAGCGTGCTCATGGAAACCATCGCGAATACCAAGGGAACCCGGCCGGTGGAGGACGCCGACACGGACATGTCCATGGAAGCCCAGGAGTTCCAGAAAGTGGAGGAAGAGCTCTTCACGTACATCGGCGCGGCCAACATGTGGGACTTCCTGCCGGTGATGCGGTGGTTCGACGTGTTCGGCGTCAGGAACAAGATCCTGGCCGTCGTCAGCAGGAGGAACGCGTTCATGCGGCGGCTCATCAACGCCGAGCGCCGGAGGCTTGGCGAAGGTGGCGGACAAGGCGACAAGAAGAGCATGATCGCCGTGCTGCTCACCTTGCAGAAAACAGAGCCAGACTTGTACACTGATACTATGATCACGGCTCTCTGTTCG AATTTATTTGGGGCTGGAACAGAGACCACCTCAACCACGACGGAATGGGCGATGTCGCTCCTGCTGAACCACCCAACGGTGATCAAGAAGGCCCAGGCCGAGATTGACGCGTTCGTCGGGAACTCTCGCCTAGTCGCTGCTGACGACGTTCCCCGCCTCGCCTACCTCCACTGCATTATCAGCGAGACGCTCCGGTTGTACCCACCGGTGCCACTGCTGCTTCCGCATGAGTCCTCCACTGACTGCAAGGTCGGCGGCTACAACGTGCCGAGCGAGACGATGCTTATCGTGAACGCATACGCTATCCACAGGGATCCGACAGCATGGAAGGACCCGGCAGTGTTCCGGCCGGAGAGGTTTGAGGACAACAAGGGCGACGGGATGCTGGTGCTACAGTTCGGGATGGGGCGGCGGAGGTGCCCTGGGGAGACGCTGGCGTTGCAGATGGTCGGGATGGTTCTGGCTACGCTGTTGCAGTGCTTCGACTGGGAACGGGTGGACGGCGTGGAGGTGGACATGACGGAGGGGCAAGGGATCACCATGCCCAAGGCCGTTCCTTTGGAGGCCGTGTGCAGTCCGCGCGTAGCTATGTGTGATGTCCTTCAGAAGCTCTAA